In one window of Rhodopseudomonas palustris HaA2 DNA:
- a CDS encoding NADH-quinone oxidoreductase subunit J, whose protein sequence is MSMPVLFFYLYAGAAIAAAVMVVFARNPVHSALFLILVFVNAAGMFVLMGAEFLAMILIVVYVGAVAVLFLFVIMMLDVDFSRLREGFLEYLPFGLLIGFIFLAELLLLAGGWVITPTVTKTITAPIPTDVSNTEALGLVLYTRYIHYFQISGVILLVAMIGAIVLTLRHKKSVKRQNISEQNARSKETAMAIRKVKPGQGLSDGDSSEWVR, encoded by the coding sequence ATGTCCATGCCTGTCCTGTTCTTCTATCTCTACGCCGGGGCCGCGATCGCCGCCGCGGTGATGGTGGTGTTCGCGCGCAACCCGGTGCACTCGGCGCTGTTCCTGATCCTGGTGTTCGTCAACGCCGCCGGCATGTTCGTGCTGATGGGCGCCGAATTCCTGGCGATGATCCTGATCGTGGTCTATGTCGGCGCGGTCGCCGTGCTGTTCCTGTTCGTGATCATGATGCTCGACGTCGATTTCAGCCGGCTGCGCGAGGGCTTCCTCGAATATCTGCCGTTCGGCCTGCTGATCGGCTTCATCTTCCTCGCCGAACTGCTGCTGCTCGCCGGCGGCTGGGTGATCACGCCCACCGTCACCAAGACGATCACGGCGCCGATCCCGACCGACGTCAGCAACACCGAAGCGCTCGGCCTGGTGCTGTACACGCGCTACATCCACTACTTCCAGATCTCCGGCGTGATCCTGCTGGTGGCGATGATCGGCGCGATCGTGCTGACGCTGCGCCACAAGAAGTCGGTGAAGCGGCAGAACATTTCCGAGCAGAACGCCCGCTCGAAGGAGACCGCGATGGCGATCCGAAAGGTCAAGCCGGGGCAGGGACTGTCCGACGGCGATTCCTCGGAGTGGGTGCGATGA
- a CDS encoding NADH-quinone oxidoreductase subunit M, translating to MSASIMTWPVLSVVTFLPLVGAALVYLARGDDEAARRNARWISLWTTLITFAVSLILVWRFDAADPGFQFVEKAPWLGATIAFHMGVDGISLPFVILTTALMPFCILASWKSITVRVREYMMAFLVLETLMIGTFSALDLVLFYLFFEGGLIPMFLIIGVWGGPRRVYASFKFFLYTLLGSVLMLLAIMALYWTAGTTDIPTLMTTAIPRNLQTWAWLAFFASFAVKMPMWPVHTWLPDAHVEAPTAGSVVLAAIMLKMGGYGFLRFSLPMFPDASVYFAPLVFSLSVIAIVYTSLVALMQEDIKKLIAYSSVAHMGFVTMGIFAGNTQGVAGSVFQMISHGIVSGALFLCVGVIYDRMHTREIAAYGGLVNRMPIYAFVFLVFTMANVGLPGTSGFVGEFLTLLGTFRVNVPTATIATLGVILSAAYALWLYRKVVFGALTKPALADIKDLTWREGIILAPLVVLTILFGFYPKPVLDMSAASVQQLVNNYAAAVTAVKAAALP from the coding sequence ATGTCGGCTTCAATCATGACCTGGCCGGTGCTGTCGGTCGTCACCTTCCTGCCGCTGGTCGGCGCGGCGCTGGTCTATCTCGCTCGCGGCGATGACGAGGCGGCGCGCCGCAATGCGCGCTGGATCTCGCTGTGGACTACGCTGATCACCTTCGCGGTGTCGCTGATCCTGGTCTGGCGCTTCGACGCCGCCGACCCGGGCTTCCAGTTCGTCGAGAAGGCGCCGTGGCTCGGCGCCACCATCGCCTTTCACATGGGCGTCGACGGCATTTCGCTGCCGTTCGTGATCCTGACCACCGCGCTGATGCCGTTCTGCATCCTCGCGAGCTGGAAGTCCATCACGGTGCGGGTGCGCGAATACATGATGGCGTTTCTGGTGCTGGAAACGCTGATGATCGGTACCTTCTCGGCGCTCGACCTGGTGCTGTTCTATCTGTTCTTCGAAGGCGGCCTGATCCCGATGTTCCTGATCATCGGCGTCTGGGGCGGCCCGCGCCGGGTGTACGCATCGTTCAAGTTCTTCCTCTACACGCTGCTCGGCTCGGTGCTGATGCTGCTGGCGATCATGGCGCTGTACTGGACGGCGGGCACCACTGACATCCCGACGCTGATGACCACCGCGATCCCGCGCAACCTGCAGACCTGGGCGTGGCTGGCGTTCTTCGCCTCGTTCGCGGTCAAGATGCCGATGTGGCCGGTGCACACCTGGCTGCCGGATGCGCATGTCGAGGCGCCGACCGCGGGCTCCGTGGTGCTCGCCGCGATCATGCTGAAGATGGGCGGCTACGGCTTCCTGCGATTCTCGCTGCCGATGTTCCCGGATGCCTCGGTGTATTTCGCACCGCTGGTGTTCAGCCTGTCGGTGATCGCGATCGTCTATACGTCGCTGGTCGCGCTGATGCAGGAGGATATCAAGAAGCTGATCGCGTACTCCTCGGTCGCGCATATGGGCTTCGTCACCATGGGCATCTTCGCCGGCAACACCCAGGGCGTCGCCGGCAGCGTGTTTCAGATGATCTCGCACGGCATCGTGTCGGGCGCGCTGTTCCTCTGCGTCGGCGTGATCTACGACCGCATGCACACCCGCGAGATCGCGGCCTATGGCGGCCTCGTCAACCGGATGCCGATCTACGCCTTCGTGTTCCTGGTGTTCACCATGGCCAATGTCGGCCTGCCGGGCACCTCGGGCTTCGTCGGCGAGTTCCTGACGCTGCTCGGCACCTTCCGCGTCAACGTGCCCACCGCGACCATCGCCACGCTCGGCGTGATCCTGTCGGCGGCCTATGCGCTGTGGCTCTACCGCAAGGTGGTGTTCGGCGCGTTGACCAAGCCGGCGCTGGCCGACATCAAGGACCTGACCTGGCGGGAGGGGATCATCCTGGCGCCGCTGGTGGTGCTCACCATTCTGTTCGGCTTCTATCCGAAGCCGGTGCTGGACATGTCGGCCGCCTCGGTCCAGCAACTCGTCAACAATTACGCCGCCGCCGTGACTGCCGTGAAGGCAGCCGCGCTTCCGTAA
- the nuoF gene encoding NADH-quinone oxidoreductase subunit NuoF, with amino-acid sequence MLDDKDRIFRNLYGLDDWGLKGARRRGQWEGTKAIIDKGRDWIISEMKASGLRGRGGAGFPTGLKWSFMPKDNADGRPSYLVVNADESEPGTCKDREIMRHDPHTLVEGCLIAGCAMGAHVGYIYVRGEFIREREHLQAAIDQAYEAKLIGKDNVHGYPFDLYVAHGAGAYICGEETALLESLEGKKGQPRLKPPFPANVGLYGCPTTVNNVESIAVAPDILRRGASWFAGIGRANNVGTKLYGISGHVNTPCVVEEAMSIPFRELIEKHGGGIRGGWDNLLAIIPGGASCPLIPAADCEELIMDFDGTRAVKSSFGTAGVIVMDKSTDVVAAIARISYFFKHESCGQCTPCREGTGWMWRVLDRMVHGRAHKREIDMLLEVTKQVEGHTICALGDAAAWPIQGLIRAFRPEIERRIDDFSRKATLDDQGVLDPAHMVAAE; translated from the coding sequence ATGCTGGACGACAAGGACCGCATCTTCCGGAACCTGTACGGGCTCGACGATTGGGGCCTCAAGGGCGCGCGCCGTCGCGGGCAGTGGGAAGGCACCAAGGCGATCATCGACAAGGGTCGCGACTGGATCATCAGCGAGATGAAGGCGTCCGGCCTGCGCGGCCGCGGCGGCGCCGGCTTTCCGACCGGCCTGAAATGGTCGTTCATGCCGAAGGACAATGCCGACGGCAGGCCGAGCTATCTCGTCGTCAATGCCGACGAGTCCGAACCTGGTACCTGCAAAGACCGCGAGATCATGCGGCACGATCCGCACACGCTGGTCGAGGGCTGCCTGATTGCCGGCTGCGCGATGGGTGCGCATGTCGGCTACATCTACGTCCGCGGCGAATTCATCCGCGAGCGCGAGCATCTGCAAGCCGCGATCGATCAGGCCTACGAGGCCAAGCTGATCGGCAAGGACAACGTCCACGGTTATCCGTTCGACCTGTATGTCGCACATGGTGCCGGCGCTTATATCTGCGGTGAAGAAACGGCCCTATTGGAAAGCCTCGAAGGCAAGAAGGGCCAGCCGCGGCTGAAGCCGCCGTTCCCGGCCAATGTCGGCCTGTACGGCTGCCCGACCACGGTCAACAACGTCGAGTCGATCGCGGTGGCGCCCGACATCCTGCGCCGCGGCGCGTCCTGGTTCGCCGGCATCGGCCGGGCGAACAATGTCGGCACCAAGCTTTACGGCATCTCCGGCCACGTCAACACGCCCTGCGTCGTCGAAGAGGCGATGAGCATTCCGTTCCGCGAGCTGATCGAGAAGCACGGCGGCGGCATCCGCGGCGGCTGGGACAATCTGCTGGCGATCATTCCCGGCGGCGCGTCGTGCCCGCTGATTCCGGCGGCGGATTGCGAAGAACTGATCATGGATTTCGACGGCACCCGCGCGGTGAAGTCGAGCTTCGGCACCGCCGGCGTCATCGTGATGGACAAGTCCACCGACGTCGTCGCCGCGATCGCCCGCATCAGCTACTTCTTCAAACACGAGAGCTGCGGCCAGTGCACGCCGTGCCGCGAAGGCACCGGCTGGATGTGGCGCGTGCTCGACCGCATGGTGCACGGCCGCGCCCACAAGCGCGAGATCGACATGCTGCTGGAAGTCACCAAGCAGGTCGAAGGCCACACCATCTGCGCGCTCGGCGACGCCGCGGCCTGGCCGATCCAGGGCCTGATCCGCGCCTTCCGGCCCGAGATCGAGCGCCGCATCGACGATTTCTCGCGCAAGGCCACGCTCGACGATCAGGGCGTGCTCGATCCGGCGCATATGGTGGCGGCGGAGTAA
- the nuoK gene encoding NADH-quinone oxidoreductase subunit NuoK, producing MNEIGLGHFLSVAAVLFTLGILGIFLNRKNVIIILMSIELILLAVNINLVSFSIYLNDIVGQVFALLVLTVAAAEAAIGLAVLVVFFRNRGTIAVEDINLMKG from the coding sequence ATGAACGAGATCGGTCTGGGTCACTTCCTGTCGGTCGCAGCGGTGCTGTTCACGCTCGGCATCCTCGGCATCTTCCTCAACCGCAAGAACGTCATCATCATCCTGATGTCGATCGAGCTGATCCTGCTGGCCGTCAACATCAACCTGGTCTCGTTCTCGATCTATCTCAACGACATCGTCGGCCAGGTGTTCGCGCTGCTGGTGCTGACCGTCGCCGCGGCCGAGGCCGCGATCGGCCTGGCGGTGCTGGTGGTGTTCTTCCGCAACCGCGGCACGATCGCGGTTGAAGATATCAACCTGATGAAGGGCTAG
- the nuoG gene encoding NADH-quinone oxidoreductase subunit NuoG codes for MIKIIVDGKEVEVPPEYTLLQACESAGAEIPRFCYHERLSIAGNCRMCLVELKGTPKPVASCAWGVRDCRPGPNGEPPEINTKSPMVKKAREGVMEFLLINHPLDCPICDQGGECDLQDQAMGYGVDTSRFAENKRAVEDKYLGVLVKTSMTRCIQCTRCVRFAAEVCGVPEMGATGRGEDMEITTYLESALTSELQGNLVDICPVGALTSKPYAFAARPWELGKTQSVDVMDGVGSAIRVDTRGREVMRILPRVNEAINEEWISDKTRHVVDGLRTQRLDRPYVRDGGKLRPASWPEAFAAIKAKLAGVGGKKIGAIAGDLAAVEEMFALKQLLAALGSSNLAAQNVAAFDPKAGRASYIFNPTIAGLEQADALLIIGSNPRKEAAILNARIRKRWRASGLPIGVIGEQADLTYPTEYLGAGAETLADLASGKHSFAEKLKAAKNPIVLVGAAATSRRDGAALLAAAAKLAVDIGALADGWNGFAVLHPAASSVGALDIGFVPGAGGIDAAQMTTAGALDVVFALGADEVKLPDGAFVVYIGTHGDRGAHRADVILPGAAYTEKSGIYVNTEGRVQIANRAAFPPGDAREDWAIIRALSEALGHKLPFDSLASLRKAIFAAVPHLMRVDQIEAGDAGAVRALAASGGSVDKAPIKPAIADFYMTNPIARASAVMAECSRLASGQMLTAAE; via the coding sequence ATGATCAAGATCATCGTCGACGGCAAGGAAGTCGAGGTTCCGCCGGAATACACGCTGCTGCAGGCCTGTGAGTCGGCCGGCGCGGAGATTCCGCGGTTCTGTTATCACGAGCGACTGTCGATCGCCGGCAATTGCCGGATGTGTCTGGTCGAGCTGAAAGGCACGCCGAAGCCGGTGGCGAGCTGCGCCTGGGGCGTGCGCGATTGCCGGCCGGGTCCGAACGGCGAGCCGCCGGAGATCAACACCAAATCGCCGATGGTGAAGAAGGCCCGCGAGGGCGTGATGGAGTTCCTGCTGATCAACCATCCGCTCGACTGCCCGATCTGCGATCAGGGCGGCGAGTGCGACCTGCAGGACCAGGCGATGGGCTACGGCGTCGACACCAGCCGGTTCGCCGAGAACAAGCGCGCGGTCGAGGACAAGTATCTCGGCGTGCTGGTCAAGACCTCGATGACCCGCTGCATCCAGTGCACCCGCTGCGTTCGCTTCGCCGCCGAAGTCTGCGGCGTGCCGGAGATGGGCGCGACCGGCCGCGGCGAGGACATGGAGATCACCACCTATCTCGAGAGCGCGCTGACATCGGAGCTGCAGGGCAATCTGGTCGACATCTGCCCGGTGGGCGCGCTGACCTCGAAGCCTTATGCGTTTGCCGCGCGGCCCTGGGAACTCGGCAAGACGCAGTCGGTCGACGTCATGGACGGCGTCGGCTCGGCGATCCGGGTCGATACCCGCGGCCGTGAGGTGATGCGGATCCTGCCGCGCGTCAACGAGGCGATCAACGAGGAGTGGATCTCCGACAAGACCCGCCACGTCGTCGACGGGTTGCGCACCCAGCGGCTCGACCGGCCCTATGTCCGCGACGGCGGCAAGCTGCGCCCGGCGAGCTGGCCGGAAGCGTTCGCCGCGATCAAGGCCAAGCTCGCCGGCGTCGGCGGCAAGAAGATCGGCGCGATCGCCGGCGATCTCGCCGCGGTCGAGGAGATGTTCGCGCTGAAGCAATTGCTGGCGGCGCTCGGCTCGTCGAACCTGGCTGCGCAGAACGTCGCCGCGTTCGATCCGAAAGCGGGGCGGGCGTCGTACATCTTCAATCCGACCATCGCCGGCCTCGAGCAGGCCGATGCATTGCTGATCATCGGCTCCAACCCGCGCAAGGAAGCGGCGATCCTCAACGCCCGTATCCGCAAGCGCTGGCGCGCCAGCGGCCTGCCGATCGGCGTGATCGGCGAGCAGGCCGATCTGACCTATCCGACCGAGTATCTCGGCGCCGGCGCAGAGACGCTGGCGGACCTTGCCTCCGGCAAGCATTCCTTCGCCGAGAAGCTGAAGGCCGCGAAGAACCCGATCGTGCTGGTCGGCGCGGCTGCGACCTCGCGCCGCGACGGCGCGGCTCTGCTGGCGGCGGCGGCCAAGCTCGCGGTCGATATCGGCGCGCTCGCCGACGGCTGGAACGGCTTTGCGGTGCTGCATCCGGCGGCGTCCAGCGTCGGTGCGCTGGACATCGGCTTCGTGCCGGGCGCCGGCGGCATCGACGCCGCGCAGATGACCACCGCCGGTGCGCTGGACGTGGTGTTCGCGCTCGGCGCAGACGAGGTGAAGCTGCCGGACGGCGCGTTCGTGGTCTATATCGGCACCCATGGCGACCGCGGCGCGCATCGCGCCGACGTCATCCTGCCGGGCGCGGCGTACACCGAGAAGTCGGGCATCTACGTCAACACCGAAGGCCGGGTGCAGATCGCCAATCGGGCGGCGTTTCCGCCAGGCGACGCGCGCGAGGACTGGGCGATCATCCGTGCGCTGTCCGAGGCGCTGGGCCACAAGCTGCCGTTCGATTCGCTGGCCAGCTTGCGCAAGGCGATCTTCGCCGCGGTGCCGCATCTGATGCGGGTCGACCAGATCGAGGCCGGCGACGCCGGTGCGGTGCGCGCGCTCGCCGCGTCCGGCGGCAGCGTCGACAAGGCACCGATCAAGCCGGCGATCGCCGATTTCTACATGACCAACCCGATCGCGCGGGCGTCCGCCGTGATGGCGGAGTGCTCCCGCCTGGCGTCGGGGCAGATGCTGACGGCGGCGGAGTAG
- the nuoI gene encoding NADH-quinone oxidoreductase subunit NuoI, whose product MNINATARSLLLTEFVSAFFLAMRYFFKPKPTINYPFEKNPISPRFRGEHALRRYPNGEERCIACKLCEAICPAQAITIEAGPRRNDGTRRTVRYDIDMVKCIYCGLCQEACPVDAIVEGPNFEFATETREELYYDKARLLANGDRWEREIAKSIELDAPYR is encoded by the coding sequence ATGAATATCAACGCAACCGCCCGTTCGCTGCTGCTGACGGAATTCGTATCGGCGTTCTTCCTCGCCATGCGCTATTTCTTCAAGCCGAAGCCGACGATCAATTATCCTTTCGAGAAAAATCCGATCTCGCCCCGCTTCCGCGGCGAGCACGCGCTGCGCCGCTATCCCAACGGCGAGGAGCGCTGCATCGCCTGCAAGCTGTGCGAGGCGATCTGCCCGGCGCAGGCGATCACCATCGAGGCCGGTCCGCGGCGCAACGACGGCACCCGCCGCACCGTGCGCTACGACATCGACATGGTGAAGTGCATCTATTGCGGGCTGTGCCAGGAGGCCTGCCCGGTCGACGCGATCGTCGAGGGGCCGAATTTCGAATTCGCCACCGAGACCCGCGAAGAGCTGTATTACGACAAGGCTCGGCTGCTCGCGAACGGTGATCGTTGGGAGCGCGAGATCGCCAAGTCGATCGAACTCGACGCGCCGTACCGGTGA
- the nuoH gene encoding NADH-quinone oxidoreductase subunit NuoH, with the protein MADFFMTNLWPLIVVIGQSVLLIVVLLISIAYILLADRKIWAAVQIRRGPNVVGPWGLLQSFADLLKMILKEPMIPSGANKGVFLLAPLVTCVLALSAWAVIPVSAGWVIADINVGVLYILAVSSLSVYGIIMAGWSSNSKYPFLAALRSAAQMVSYEVSIGFVIICVLLCVGSLNLTAIVQAQNSQWGVLGWYWLPLFPMFVVFYVSALAETNRPPFDLVEAESELVAGFMVEYSSTPYMLFVLGEYVAIVTMCAMGTILFLGGWLPPVPYAPFTWVPGIVWFALKVLFMFFMFAMAKAIVPRYRYDQLMRLGWKVFLPLSLAMVVIVAAVLQFAGLAPK; encoded by the coding sequence ATGGCTGATTTCTTCATGACCAACCTGTGGCCGCTGATCGTCGTGATCGGGCAGAGCGTGCTGCTGATCGTGGTGCTGCTGATCTCGATCGCCTACATCCTGCTTGCCGACCGCAAGATCTGGGCGGCGGTGCAGATCCGGCGTGGCCCGAACGTGGTCGGGCCGTGGGGCCTGCTGCAATCCTTCGCCGATTTGCTGAAGATGATCCTGAAGGAGCCGATGATCCCGTCCGGCGCCAACAAGGGCGTGTTCCTGCTGGCGCCTTTGGTGACCTGCGTGCTGGCGCTGTCGGCCTGGGCGGTGATCCCGGTCAGCGCCGGCTGGGTGATCGCCGATATCAATGTCGGCGTGCTGTACATCCTGGCGGTGTCGTCGCTGTCGGTCTACGGCATCATCATGGCCGGCTGGTCGTCGAACTCGAAATATCCGTTCCTGGCCGCGCTGCGCTCGGCGGCGCAGATGGTGTCCTACGAGGTCTCGATCGGTTTCGTGATTATCTGCGTGCTGCTGTGCGTCGGTTCACTCAACCTGACGGCGATCGTCCAGGCGCAGAACTCGCAATGGGGCGTCCTCGGCTGGTACTGGCTGCCGCTGTTTCCGATGTTCGTGGTGTTCTACGTCTCGGCGCTGGCCGAGACCAACCGGCCGCCGTTCGATCTGGTCGAAGCCGAATCCGAACTGGTCGCCGGGTTCATGGTCGAGTACTCGTCGACGCCCTACATGCTGTTCGTGCTCGGCGAATACGTCGCGATCGTCACGATGTGCGCGATGGGCACGATCCTGTTTCTCGGCGGCTGGCTGCCGCCGGTGCCCTACGCCCCGTTCACATGGGTGCCGGGGATCGTCTGGTTCGCGCTCAAAGTCCTGTTCATGTTCTTCATGTTCGCGATGGCGAAGGCGATCGTGCCGCGCTACCGCTACGACCAACTGATGCGGCTCGGCTGGAAGGTGTTCCTGCCGCTGTCGCTGGCGATGGTGGTGATCGTCGCCGCCGTCCTGCAATTCGCGGGGCTCGCGCCGAAATGA
- the nuoL gene encoding NADH-quinone oxidoreductase subunit L, protein MIQAIVFLPLIGALIAAIIALAGAHARHPSGDTMDHGDHGHGHAAHGHAAHGHAADAHAHDAHAHDDHGHDDHGHGPVEPAAFGSRTTEVITTALLMISCALSWVTLVDVGFMHHDARVALFPWINSGDLQVAWALRVDTLTAVMLVVVTTVSCLVHLYSIGYMHEDPHRPRFFGYLSLFTFAMLMLVTADNLVQLFFGWEGVGLASYLLIGFWYQKPSANAAAIKAFVVNRVGDFGFALGIFAIFMLVGSTDFDTIFAAAPGLTGKTINFFGWNADALTLTCLLLFMGAMGKSAQFLLHTWLPDAMEGPTPVSALIHAATMVTAGVFMVARLSPLFELAPNAQAFVMLIGGTTALFAATIGLVQNDIKRIVAYSTCSQLGYMFVAMGAGAYSVGMFHLFTHAFFKALLFLGAGSVIHAMHHEQDIRHMGGLKDKIPFTYIVMVIGTLALTGFPLTAGYFSKDAIIESAYVSHNPMSFYGFLMTVVAALLTSFYSWRLIFKTFHGEPHDRKHYEAAHESPLTMTIPLFVLAVGALAAGYPFKELFAGHGVEEFFRNSLKMHPGIIEEMHHIPAGIAYLPTVMMAVGFLVSWMFYIRRPYLPVELATQHPLLYNFLLNKWYFDELYEVIFVRPAKWIGRQLWKKGDGMLIDGLGPDGVSARVLDVTRGVVKLQSGYLYHYAFAMLIGVAGLITWFMLGGGGR, encoded by the coding sequence ATGATCCAGGCTATCGTATTCCTGCCGCTGATCGGCGCGCTGATCGCCGCAATCATCGCGCTCGCTGGCGCCCATGCCCGGCACCCGAGCGGCGACACCATGGACCACGGCGATCATGGTCACGGCCACGCCGCGCATGGTCATGCTGCGCACGGCCATGCCGCCGATGCGCACGCCCACGATGCGCACGCCCACGATGATCACGGCCACGACGATCACGGTCACGGTCCGGTCGAGCCCGCGGCGTTCGGTTCGCGCACGACCGAGGTGATCACCACCGCGCTGCTGATGATCTCCTGCGCGCTGTCCTGGGTGACGCTGGTCGACGTCGGCTTCATGCATCACGATGCCCGCGTCGCGCTGTTCCCGTGGATCAATTCCGGCGACCTGCAGGTCGCCTGGGCGCTGCGGGTCGACACCCTGACCGCGGTGATGCTCGTCGTGGTGACGACGGTGTCGTGCCTCGTCCATCTGTATTCGATCGGCTACATGCACGAGGACCCGCACCGGCCGCGGTTCTTCGGCTATCTGTCGCTGTTCACCTTCGCGATGCTGATGCTGGTGACCGCCGACAATCTGGTGCAGCTGTTCTTCGGCTGGGAAGGCGTCGGTCTGGCGAGCTACCTGCTGATCGGCTTCTGGTACCAGAAGCCGTCCGCCAATGCCGCCGCGATCAAGGCCTTCGTCGTCAACCGCGTCGGCGATTTCGGCTTCGCGCTGGGTATCTTCGCGATATTCATGCTGGTCGGCTCGACCGATTTCGACACCATCTTCGCGGCAGCGCCCGGGCTGACCGGCAAGACCATCAACTTCTTCGGGTGGAACGCCGACGCGCTGACGCTGACCTGCCTGTTGCTGTTCATGGGCGCGATGGGCAAGTCAGCGCAGTTCCTGCTGCACACCTGGCTGCCGGACGCGATGGAAGGCCCGACGCCGGTGTCGGCGCTGATCCACGCCGCCACCATGGTCACCGCCGGCGTGTTCATGGTGGCGCGGCTGTCGCCGCTGTTCGAACTGGCTCCGAACGCGCAGGCCTTCGTGATGCTGATCGGCGGCACCACGGCGTTGTTCGCCGCGACGATCGGTCTGGTGCAGAACGACATCAAGCGGATCGTGGCGTATTCGACTTGTTCGCAGCTCGGCTACATGTTCGTGGCGATGGGCGCGGGCGCCTATTCGGTCGGCATGTTCCACCTGTTCACCCACGCCTTCTTCAAGGCGCTGCTTTTCCTGGGCGCCGGCTCGGTGATCCACGCGATGCACCACGAGCAGGACATCCGCCACATGGGCGGGCTGAAGGACAAGATCCCCTTCACCTACATCGTGATGGTGATCGGCACGCTGGCGCTGACCGGCTTCCCGCTGACCGCCGGCTACTTCTCCAAGGACGCGATCATCGAGTCCGCCTACGTCTCGCACAATCCGATGTCGTTCTACGGCTTCCTGATGACCGTCGTCGCCGCGCTGCTGACCTCGTTCTATTCGTGGCGGCTGATCTTCAAGACCTTCCACGGCGAGCCGCACGACCGGAAGCACTACGAGGCCGCGCACGAAAGCCCGCTGACGATGACGATCCCGCTGTTCGTGCTCGCGGTCGGCGCGCTGGCGGCCGGCTATCCGTTCAAGGAGCTGTTCGCCGGCCACGGCGTCGAGGAGTTCTTCCGCAATTCGCTGAAGATGCATCCCGGCATCATCGAGGAGATGCATCACATCCCGGCCGGGATCGCGTATCTGCCGACGGTGATGATGGCGGTGGGCTTCCTGGTGTCGTGGATGTTCTACATCCGCCGGCCGTATCTGCCGGTCGAGCTCGCGACCCAGCATCCGCTGCTGTACAATTTCCTGCTCAACAAATGGTACTTCGACGAATTGTACGAGGTGATCTTCGTGCGGCCGGCGAAGTGGATCGGCCGGCAACTCTGGAAGAAGGGTGACGGCATGCTGATCGACGGCCTCGGCCCCGACGGCGTCTCGGCCCGGGTGCTCGACGTCACCCGCGGTGTCGTCAAGCTGCAGTCCGGCTATCTCTACCACTACGCATTCGCGATGCTGATCGGCGTGGCCGGTCTGATCACCTGGTTCATGCTCGGCGGGGGAGGCCGCTAA